From Stenotrophomonas nitritireducens, the proteins below share one genomic window:
- the metH gene encoding methionine synthase, translating into MSNDTATHYTRLSGLEPLVITPDLLFINVGERTNVTGSAQFRKLVKEERYEEAVEVARQQVASGAQILDVNMDEGLIDSEKAMTRFLNLIMSEPDIARIPVMVDSSKWSVIEAGLKCLQGKSVVNSISLKEGEAAFLEHARLVRRYGAAAVVMAFDEVGQADTCERKVEICTRAYRILTEEVGFPPEDIIFDPNIFAVATGIEEHDNYAVDFIEATRIIKRTLPHCHVSGGVSNVSFSFRGNETVRQAIHSVFLYHAIKAGMDMGIVNAGAMPIYDQLDPELRERVEDVILNRRRDGTERLLEIAERYKGKKGEQKVEDLAWRERPVRDRLAHALVQGLDAWVEEDTEEARQQSSRPLDVIEGPLMDGMNVVGDLFGAGKMFLPQVVKSARVMKKAVAYLLPFIEEEKLRTGEVGKTNGKIIMATVKGDVHDIGKNIVGVVLACNNFEVVDLGVMVPAQKILDAARAENADIIGLSGLITPSLEEMSHVAKEMQRQGFDMPLMIGGATTSRAHTALKIDPFYDAPTVWVKDASRAVGVAQSLISRDLRESFVAANDADYADIRQRHRNRGDAKRLVSLEHARGQRFNCDWSQYTPPTPNQPGVHVFDDYPLQDLIPVIDWTPFFQAWELAGKYPAILTDEIVGPQASDLFADAQAMLKRIVDEKWLTARAVFGLWPANSSGDDVVLSVLPLAGDSAASSLLPPAGEGARRADEVKLSASSLVPSTLTPTPLPQGEGLDQQRTLHFLRQQVDKPAERPDFCLADFIAPADSGKQDWIGAFAVTAGIGIDAHVARYEADHDDYNAILLKALADRLAEAMAERLHQRVRTEFWGYASGEQLDNEALIAEKYSGIRPAPGYPACPEHSEKQALFELLGAEGIGMSLTESFAMLPTAAVSGYYFSHPQSQYFVVGRVSREQVNDYARRKGVDRAQVERWLASNLDYDPE; encoded by the coding sequence ATGAGCAACGACACCGCAACCCACTACACCCGTCTGTCCGGCCTGGAACCACTGGTCATCACCCCGGACCTGTTGTTCATCAACGTCGGTGAGCGCACCAACGTCACCGGCAGCGCGCAGTTCCGCAAGCTGGTCAAGGAAGAACGTTACGAAGAAGCCGTCGAGGTCGCCCGCCAGCAGGTTGCCAGCGGCGCGCAGATCCTCGACGTCAACATGGATGAGGGCCTGATCGACTCCGAGAAGGCGATGACCCGCTTCCTCAACCTGATCATGTCCGAGCCGGATATCGCCCGCATCCCGGTGATGGTGGATTCGTCCAAGTGGAGCGTGATCGAAGCCGGCCTGAAGTGCCTGCAGGGCAAGAGCGTGGTCAATTCGATCTCGCTGAAGGAAGGCGAAGCCGCGTTCCTGGAACATGCGCGGTTGGTACGCCGCTATGGTGCCGCCGCGGTGGTGATGGCCTTCGACGAAGTCGGCCAGGCCGACACCTGCGAGCGCAAGGTGGAAATCTGCACGCGCGCCTACCGCATCCTCACCGAAGAAGTGGGCTTCCCCCCGGAAGACATCATCTTCGACCCCAACATCTTTGCCGTCGCAACCGGCATCGAGGAACATGACAACTACGCGGTGGACTTCATTGAAGCCACCCGCATCATCAAACGCACCCTGCCGCATTGCCATGTATCCGGCGGCGTGTCGAACGTTTCGTTCTCGTTCCGCGGCAATGAAACCGTGCGCCAGGCGATCCACTCGGTGTTCCTGTACCACGCCATCAAGGCCGGCATGGACATGGGCATCGTCAATGCCGGCGCCATGCCGATCTACGACCAGCTCGATCCGGAACTGCGCGAGCGCGTGGAGGACGTGATCCTCAACCGCCGCCGCGATGGCACCGAGCGTCTGCTGGAAATCGCCGAACGCTACAAGGGCAAGAAGGGCGAGCAGAAGGTCGAGGATCTCGCCTGGCGCGAACGCCCGGTCCGTGACCGCCTGGCACACGCGCTGGTGCAAGGGCTGGATGCCTGGGTTGAAGAAGACACCGAAGAAGCGCGGCAGCAGTCCAGCCGCCCGCTCGACGTGATCGAAGGCCCGCTGATGGACGGCATGAACGTGGTCGGCGATCTGTTCGGTGCCGGCAAGATGTTCCTGCCGCAGGTGGTCAAGTCCGCCCGCGTGATGAAGAAAGCCGTGGCCTACCTGCTGCCTTTCATCGAAGAAGAAAAGCTGCGCACCGGCGAAGTCGGCAAGACCAACGGCAAGATCATCATGGCCACGGTCAAGGGCGACGTGCACGACATCGGCAAGAACATCGTCGGCGTGGTGCTTGCCTGCAACAACTTCGAGGTGGTCGACCTCGGCGTGATGGTGCCGGCACAGAAGATCCTCGACGCGGCGCGTGCCGAGAACGCCGACATCATCGGCCTGTCGGGCCTGATCACGCCCTCGCTGGAGGAAATGAGCCACGTCGCCAAGGAAATGCAGCGGCAGGGCTTCGACATGCCGCTGATGATCGGCGGCGCGACCACTTCGCGCGCGCACACCGCACTGAAGATTGATCCATTCTATGACGCCCCGACGGTATGGGTGAAGGACGCATCGCGCGCAGTTGGCGTGGCGCAGTCGCTGATCTCCCGCGACCTGCGCGAAAGCTTCGTCGCCGCCAACGATGCCGACTACGCCGATATCCGTCAGCGCCACCGCAACCGTGGCGACGCCAAGCGCCTGGTCTCGCTGGAACATGCGCGCGGCCAGCGTTTCAACTGCGACTGGAGCCAGTACACGCCGCCGACACCGAACCAGCCCGGCGTACATGTATTCGACGACTACCCGCTGCAGGATCTGATTCCGGTCATCGACTGGACTCCGTTCTTCCAGGCCTGGGAACTGGCCGGCAAGTACCCGGCGATTCTGACCGACGAGATCGTAGGCCCGCAGGCCAGTGATCTGTTCGCCGATGCGCAGGCGATGCTCAAGCGCATCGTTGACGAGAAATGGCTGACCGCGCGAGCGGTGTTCGGCCTGTGGCCGGCGAACAGCAGCGGAGACGATGTCGTGCTCTCCGTGCTCCCGCTCGCGGGAGACAGTGCCGCTTCTTCCCTTCTCCCGCCTGCGGGAGAAGGTGCCCGAAGGGCGGATGAGGTCAAGCTCTCAGCTTCTTCGCTTGTGCCAAGCACCCTCACCCCAACCCCTCTCCCGCAGGGAGAGGGGCTAGATCAACAGCGCACCCTGCACTTCCTCCGCCAGCAGGTCGACAAGCCGGCCGAGCGCCCGGACTTCTGCCTGGCCGACTTCATCGCACCGGCAGACAGCGGCAAGCAGGACTGGATCGGCGCGTTCGCGGTGACCGCAGGCATCGGCATCGACGCCCACGTCGCGCGCTATGAAGCCGACCACGACGACTACAACGCCATCCTGCTCAAGGCCTTGGCCGACCGCCTGGCCGAAGCCATGGCCGAACGCCTGCACCAGCGCGTGCGTACCGAGTTCTGGGGTTACGCCAGCGGTGAGCAGCTCGACAACGAGGCACTGATCGCCGAGAAGTACAGCGGCATCCGCCCCGCCCCGGGCTACCCGGCCTGCCCCGAGCACAGCGAGAAACAGGCGCTGTTCGAACTGCTGGGCGCTGAGGGCATCGGCATGTCGCTGACCGAGAGCTTCGCCATGCTGCCTACCGCGGCCGTCTCGGGTTATTACTTCAGTCATCCGCAGAGCCAGTACTTCGTGGTCGGCCGCGTGTCGCGCGAACAGGTCAACGACTACGCCAGGCGTAAGGGCGTGGACCGCGCCCAGGTCGAACGCTGGCTGGCCTCCAACCTCGATTACGATCCGGAATGA
- a CDS encoding LysR substrate-binding domain-containing protein, protein MVRISGKSNRVHYELDLLRALVTVADCGSFTVAATRLHSTQSTVSQKLRRLEELAGHRLLDRGVRDVRPTDIGETVLGYARRMLALNEQLGEVLAGAGAATVIRLGVPEDFAAGRTTGMLAEFSRTHPQVKLEVSSGLSRALTEAYDRGELDLILVKQRRGSREAVACWPEPMCWVDSFSAPSLLLSPVPLVAFPPRGMYREDMIDAVEALGRRWHISFTSSSLGGIQSAVADGLGISLLPARAVTAGHKVLGPETGLPLIDSIELALLHRAALEPEARVLAGLLLRMLEQEMA, encoded by the coding sequence ATGGTAAGGATCAGTGGAAAATCAAATAGGGTGCATTACGAACTGGATCTGTTGCGGGCGCTTGTGACGGTGGCTGATTGCGGCAGTTTCACCGTGGCGGCGACGCGCCTGCATTCCACCCAATCCACCGTCAGCCAGAAGCTGCGTCGGCTTGAAGAGCTGGCGGGACATCGCCTGCTCGACCGCGGCGTGCGCGACGTAAGGCCCACCGACATCGGCGAAACCGTGCTGGGCTACGCGCGGCGCATGCTGGCTTTGAACGAACAGCTGGGCGAAGTGCTGGCCGGTGCGGGCGCGGCGACGGTGATACGCCTGGGCGTGCCGGAGGATTTCGCGGCCGGGCGCACCACCGGCATGCTGGCCGAGTTCAGCCGCACCCATCCGCAGGTCAAGCTGGAGGTCAGCAGCGGCTTGAGCCGAGCGTTGACCGAAGCATATGACCGCGGCGAGCTGGATCTGATCCTGGTCAAGCAACGGCGCGGCAGCCGCGAGGCGGTGGCGTGCTGGCCCGAACCGATGTGCTGGGTGGACAGCTTCAGCGCGCCGTCGTTGCTTCTTAGCCCGGTGCCGCTGGTGGCGTTTCCGCCGCGAGGCATGTATCGCGAGGACATGATCGATGCGGTCGAGGCCCTGGGCCGGCGCTGGCACATCAGTTTCACCAGCTCCAGCCTGGGCGGCATCCAGTCGGCGGTGGCCGATGGTCTGGGTATCAGCCTGTTGCCAGCGCGCGCGGTGACGGCTGGGCACAAGGTACTGGGGCCGGAAACCGGCCTGCCGCTGATCGACAGCATTGAACTGGCGTTGCTGCACCGTGCCGCGTTGGAACCGGAAGCCAGGGTGCTGGCTGGCTTGCTGCTACGCATGCTGGAGCAGGAAATGGCGTGA
- a CDS encoding amidohydrolase family protein, which translates to MSAMLAASTPALAAPSRADLLIRHATVIDVEQGRALSGQTVAIRGTDILAVGADAELAKQWTATETIDAGNRYLIPGLWDMHVHFGGGPALIEENKALLPLYVAHGITTVRDASGDLAEQVLSWRGQIASGQLFGPQLFTSGAKIEGIAPVWKGTLEAGDKAGVDAALDREQRDQVDFVKITDSTLSPELFLYAVGQAKQRGLRTSGHIPMALTVSQAVDAGISSIEHLDYAYKAGVKDEAAIAADFAAGRIDRAEANRRLRSGFDRATAMQAYERFAKAGVAVTPTLDGGRIIAFLDVEPRDQDPYLAYIGPGLRATYAWRVERAAKATPEQIQARHAHYTEVAAVLPMLQQAGVQIMAGTDAGFLNSYNFPGIGLHNELALYVREGLTPLQALQSATRAGPAWFGKLDRYGAVSAGKAADLVLLERNPLEDIAATRAITTVVMRGKVYDRAALDRMLSDSKAQVAEWNAQATR; encoded by the coding sequence ATGTCGGCCATGCTCGCCGCCAGTACACCGGCGCTTGCTGCCCCTTCCCGCGCTGACCTGTTGATCCGCCACGCCACCGTCATCGATGTGGAACAGGGGCGCGCACTGTCCGGGCAGACGGTGGCCATCCGTGGCACCGACATCCTTGCCGTCGGCGCGGATGCAGAACTGGCCAAGCAATGGACGGCCACCGAGACCATCGATGCAGGAAACAGGTATCTGATCCCCGGTCTGTGGGACATGCATGTGCATTTCGGCGGCGGCCCGGCGCTGATCGAGGAAAACAAGGCGTTGTTGCCCCTGTACGTGGCGCATGGCATCACCACCGTCCGCGACGCCTCGGGCGACCTCGCCGAGCAGGTGTTGTCCTGGCGCGGACAGATCGCCAGCGGCCAGTTGTTCGGCCCGCAGCTGTTCACCTCCGGCGCCAAGATCGAAGGTATTGCCCCGGTCTGGAAGGGCACCCTGGAAGCAGGTGACAAGGCCGGCGTGGATGCCGCGCTGGACCGCGAGCAACGCGACCAGGTCGACTTCGTCAAGATCACCGACAGCACGCTGTCGCCGGAGCTGTTTCTTTATGCCGTGGGCCAGGCCAAGCAGCGCGGCCTGCGCACTTCCGGGCATATCCCGATGGCGCTAACGGTGAGCCAGGCCGTCGACGCCGGCATCAGCTCGATCGAGCACCTGGACTATGCCTACAAGGCCGGAGTCAAGGATGAAGCCGCCATTGCCGCCGATTTCGCCGCCGGCCGCATCGACCGCGCCGAAGCCAACCGGCGCCTGCGCAGCGGCTTTGACCGCGCCACCGCGATGCAGGCCTACGAGCGATTCGCCAAGGCCGGTGTCGCGGTGACGCCCACCCTGGACGGTGGCCGCATCATCGCTTTCCTCGATGTCGAGCCGCGTGACCAGGATCCCTATCTGGCCTATATCGGCCCCGGCCTGCGCGCCACCTATGCCTGGCGTGTGGAGCGCGCCGCCAAGGCCACACCCGAGCAAATCCAGGCTCGTCACGCGCACTACACCGAAGTAGCCGCGGTGCTGCCGATGCTGCAGCAGGCCGGTGTGCAGATCATGGCCGGCACCGATGCAGGCTTTCTGAACTCCTATAATTTCCCCGGCATCGGCCTGCACAACGAGCTGGCGCTGTATGTGCGCGAAGGCCTGACGCCGCTGCAGGCGCTGCAGTCGGCAACCCGTGCCGGCCCGGCCTGGTTCGGCAAACTCGACCGCTATGGTGCAGTGAGCGCGGGCAAGGCTGCCGATCTGGTACTGCTGGAGCGCAACCCGCTGGAGGACATCGCCGCTACCCGCGCAATCACCACCGTGGTGATGCGCGGCAAGGTTTACGACCGCGCCGCACTGGACCGGATGCTGTCCGACAGCAAGGCCCAGGTTGCCGAGTGGAATGCGCAGGCCACCCGCTAA
- a CDS encoding MFS transporter, which yields MTSPALPSRTVPTARLSSFYFFYYAALGAFTPYWSLYLQSRGMTITAISVMMSLWYATRVVAPSTWTSLAAVSPHPIRWLRIGCVLTIACFAGFLVPAPQWTLYAVMIAFCFFYNAVMPQFESITLTHLGTDSHRYGMIRVWGSLGFILVVTLFGWLIEKHGASKLPWLMLPLFVLMTGSAFLNRYARNIGAHSQSAGGFWSIVRQKPVMAFFIAAFLEQLSFGPYYTFFSVYMDQHGYSTSLLGLMWTVGVVFEVAVFFLIARFFRRWDASWLLIISMASAVLRWWATALWPDNLPVMLVAQTTHCLGFSAFFASAMQLLARYFPGNLNGHGQGLFYGFSSGLGGVLGALIAGQLWQFGDGKVAFLVGGCFALLGTLIAWYWVPPSRKNR from the coding sequence ATGACGTCCCCTGCCCTGCCATCCCGGACCGTGCCCACCGCGCGGCTGTCCAGTTTCTATTTCTTCTACTATGCCGCGCTGGGTGCGTTCACTCCGTACTGGAGCCTGTACCTGCAATCGCGTGGCATGACCATCACCGCGATCAGCGTGATGATGAGCCTGTGGTATGCCACCCGCGTGGTTGCGCCCAGCACCTGGACCTCGCTGGCGGCGGTATCGCCCCATCCAATACGCTGGCTGCGCATCGGCTGCGTGCTGACCATTGCCTGCTTTGCCGGCTTCCTGGTGCCTGCGCCGCAATGGACGCTGTACGCGGTGATGATCGCGTTCTGCTTCTTCTACAACGCGGTGATGCCGCAATTCGAGTCGATCACGCTCACCCATCTGGGTACGGACAGTCATCGCTACGGCATGATCCGGGTATGGGGCTCGCTGGGCTTCATCCTGGTGGTCACGCTGTTTGGCTGGCTGATCGAGAAACATGGCGCCAGCAAGCTGCCGTGGTTGATGCTGCCATTGTTCGTATTGATGACCGGCTCAGCCTTCCTCAACCGTTATGCCCGCAACATCGGCGCGCACAGCCAGTCTGCCGGCGGCTTCTGGAGCATCGTGCGGCAGAAGCCGGTGATGGCGTTCTTCATTGCCGCCTTTCTCGAACAGCTCTCGTTCGGCCCGTACTACACGTTCTTTTCGGTCTACATGGACCAGCACGGCTACAGCACCTCGCTGCTGGGCCTGATGTGGACGGTAGGCGTGGTGTTCGAGGTTGCGGTGTTCTTCCTGATCGCCCGCTTCTTCCGCCGCTGGGATGCCAGCTGGCTGCTGATCATTTCCATGGCCAGTGCGGTGCTGCGCTGGTGGGCAACCGCGCTATGGCCGGACAACCTGCCGGTGATGCTGGTCGCGCAGACCACCCACTGCCTAGGCTTTTCAGCCTTCTTCGCCTCGGCCATGCAGCTGTTGGCACGCTATTTCCCAGGCAACCTCAACGGTCACGGCCAGGGCCTGTTCTATGGCTTCTCGTCAGGTCTCGGCGGCGTGCTTGGCGCCTTGATCGCCGGCCAGCTGTGGCAGTTCGGCGACGGCAAGGTCGCCTTCCTGGTCGGCGGCTGCTTCGCCCTGCTGGGCACCTTAATCGCCTGGTACTGGGTGCCGCCTTCACGCAAAAATCGCTGA
- a CDS encoding acyltransferase family protein, whose translation MQGHLKQEGYFPHIDGLRAVAVLAVIFYHLNPNWLPGGFTGVDVFFVISGFVVSASVARSSRLEGWKGVLGFYARRMRRIMPALLVCLLATGLLSTFFIPESWLSETSGKTGRMAFVGLSNWVLAGTGNDYFSPRSEFNPYTHTWSLGVEEQFYLLFPLLFLGWEKGGKGRGLSMLLFALATAGSLAFAISRALQGGYEIQSFYQTTTRFWQLGVGVLLFQLLSMRGRLNAADGQPGVWHSLLLGACAAVLGYGLWAARPGHSPWIDGLWPVLGTLGLLALLQRSASGWIGSCLSLRSMVVVGRMSYSLYLWHWPVFVLFRWTVGLGSLLTGTLALLCTALLAWASWRCVEQPARFGRRWRGSDLRLVAGGALVLLLGMGLQKQVERAAKYVSLSTVSRHPLDWYPYSKGLKKEFPDCELVFSRLPVAGGQVQQFERGQCADGKGTTQRLFVAGDSHALAYGEMLRRLVLLDGGQARLYASAGCAFIDLQGRRQADSACDAYVRNTLADVTAHAQAGDVLLLPGLRVPRLVEQYSLFDREQAFFRVNSDASVAQRKADVEAAIAELKPLAERGVRIVLEAPKPVLGAPPFRCSDAFNRHNPICVHGMTVSREQMEALRAPALSSLQQVAQALPGASVWDPLPVLCPGPECLPDDGGKPLFFDGDHLSGHGNRMLLPSFRAHQTTLSR comes from the coding sequence ATGCAGGGACATCTGAAGCAGGAAGGCTACTTCCCTCATATCGACGGTCTGCGCGCTGTTGCCGTGCTTGCCGTCATTTTCTACCACCTCAATCCTAATTGGTTGCCGGGTGGCTTCACTGGTGTGGACGTGTTCTTCGTCATATCCGGTTTTGTCGTCAGTGCGTCGGTAGCACGGTCTTCCCGTCTGGAAGGCTGGAAGGGTGTGCTCGGTTTCTATGCGCGACGCATGCGCCGGATCATGCCGGCGCTGCTCGTCTGCCTGCTTGCAACGGGGCTGTTGAGCACGTTTTTCATTCCCGAATCCTGGCTCAGCGAAACCAGTGGCAAAACCGGCCGCATGGCCTTTGTCGGCTTGAGCAACTGGGTGTTGGCCGGCACCGGCAATGACTATTTTTCGCCGCGCAGCGAGTTTAATCCTTACACCCATACCTGGTCGCTGGGTGTTGAGGAGCAGTTCTATCTGCTGTTCCCGTTGCTGTTTCTGGGCTGGGAAAAAGGAGGGAAGGGACGCGGGCTGTCCATGCTGCTGTTCGCCTTGGCAACGGCCGGGTCGCTGGCTTTTGCCATCAGTCGCGCGCTGCAGGGCGGTTACGAGATTCAATCCTTCTATCAGACGACGACGCGGTTCTGGCAATTGGGCGTGGGTGTGTTGTTGTTCCAACTTCTGTCCATGAGAGGGCGATTGAATGCCGCTGATGGGCAACCGGGGGTTTGGCATTCACTACTGCTGGGCGCTTGCGCTGCTGTGCTTGGGTACGGCTTGTGGGCTGCACGGCCTGGCCATTCACCTTGGATCGATGGCTTATGGCCGGTATTGGGTACGCTGGGCTTGCTGGCACTGCTGCAACGTTCCGCGTCGGGCTGGATTGGCAGCTGCTTGTCGCTGCGGTCCATGGTTGTGGTTGGGCGTATGTCGTACTCGTTGTACCTCTGGCATTGGCCAGTGTTCGTTCTGTTCCGCTGGACCGTGGGTTTGGGGTCGCTGCTTACTGGTACGTTGGCGCTGCTGTGCACCGCACTTTTAGCTTGGGCATCCTGGCGCTGTGTAGAACAGCCTGCGCGCTTCGGCCGACGCTGGCGTGGCTCGGATCTGCGTTTGGTAGCCGGTGGTGCACTGGTGTTGTTGTTGGGTATGGGGCTGCAGAAGCAAGTGGAACGTGCAGCCAAATACGTCTCGCTGAGCACCGTCAGCCGGCACCCGCTGGATTGGTATCCATATTCAAAGGGCTTGAAGAAGGAATTCCCCGACTGTGAGCTGGTTTTCTCGCGCCTGCCGGTTGCCGGCGGCCAGGTGCAGCAGTTCGAACGAGGCCAGTGCGCGGATGGCAAGGGGACTACTCAGCGCCTGTTCGTTGCCGGGGATTCGCATGCACTGGCTTACGGGGAGATGCTCCGGCGGTTGGTTCTGCTCGACGGTGGGCAGGCGCGACTGTACGCCAGCGCAGGTTGCGCCTTCATCGACCTGCAGGGGCGCCGACAAGCCGATTCCGCCTGCGATGCGTATGTGCGTAATACACTGGCGGACGTCACTGCACATGCGCAAGCAGGCGATGTGCTGTTGTTGCCTGGTCTGCGTGTGCCGCGGCTGGTTGAACAATACAGCCTGTTTGATCGTGAGCAGGCGTTTTTCAGGGTAAACAGTGATGCATCTGTCGCGCAGCGAAAGGCTGACGTCGAAGCAGCCATCGCCGAGTTGAAGCCCTTGGCCGAGCGTGGCGTGCGTATTGTGCTGGAGGCGCCCAAGCCGGTATTGGGAGCGCCGCCTTTCCGTTGTTCAGATGCATTCAATCGGCACAATCCGATCTGTGTACACGGAATGACGGTGTCGCGCGAACAAATGGAGGCACTGCGCGCACCGGCACTGTCCAGCCTGCAGCAGGTGGCGCAGGCCTTGCCGGGCGCTAGTGTCTGGGATCCCTTGCCTGTGCTGTGCCCGGGGCCGGAATGTCTTCCTGATGATGGCGGAAAACCATTGTTCTTCGACGGCGATCACCTCAGTGGTCACGGCAATCGGATGTTGCTGCCTTCCTTCCGCGCCCACCAGACAACGTTGAGTCGATAA
- a CDS encoding DUF2058 domain-containing protein → MSDNIRDQLLGLGFKAAPKPERKPEARRDGRPQGTPGQGRPQAGSNKPAHAGSNKPGHAGKPAHPGRPSQGRPAQGPRKPRSQEDIDLAKAYAIRAQKEKDERMEAERLKQEEARLRREARAKLDELIKDKGLNDPNADIARHFPYGGKIKRIYVNAEQLKALNAGELGVLQQNGRYLLVTAQLLAEAEQVFAQAVALKVDPNAPADADPYADPQYQVPDDLVW, encoded by the coding sequence ATGAGTGACAATATTCGCGACCAGCTGCTTGGGCTGGGTTTCAAAGCTGCTCCAAAGCCGGAACGCAAGCCCGAGGCGCGCCGCGATGGGCGCCCGCAGGGCACGCCCGGCCAAGGCCGGCCTCAGGCGGGCAGCAACAAACCGGCACATGCAGGCAGCAACAAGCCTGGCCACGCCGGCAAGCCCGCACATCCTGGCAGGCCAAGTCAGGGCCGGCCCGCGCAAGGCCCGCGCAAGCCGCGCTCGCAGGAAGACATCGACCTTGCCAAGGCCTATGCGATCCGTGCGCAGAAGGAAAAGGACGAGCGCATGGAAGCGGAGCGGCTCAAGCAGGAAGAAGCACGCCTGCGCCGCGAGGCCCGTGCCAAGCTCGACGAGCTGATCAAGGACAAGGGGTTGAACGATCCCAACGCCGACATCGCCCGTCACTTCCCGTATGGCGGCAAGATCAAGCGCATCTACGTCAATGCCGAACAGCTCAAGGCGCTCAACGCCGGCGAGTTGGGCGTGCTGCAGCAGAACGGCCGCTACCTGCTGGTGACGGCGCAGCTGCTGGCCGAGGCCGAACAGGTGTTCGCACAGGCGGTGGCGCTGAAGGTTGATCCGAATGCGCCGGCCGATGCCGACCCGTATGCCGATCCGCAGTACCAGGTGCCGGACGATCTGGTCTGGTAA
- a CDS encoding SlyX family protein produces the protein MHESPSEQREQALEARLVELEMRVSFQEQALAEMSEALADARMQGSRNADLLRHLLDDLGKVRTALYADAADEPPPPHY, from the coding sequence ATGCATGAGTCACCTTCCGAGCAGCGCGAACAGGCGCTGGAAGCCCGTCTGGTCGAGTTGGAGATGCGAGTCTCCTTCCAGGAACAGGCTTTGGCGGAGATGAGCGAGGCATTGGCCGACGCCCGCATGCAGGGGTCGCGCAATGCCGATCTGCTGCGCCATCTCCTTGACGATCTGGGCAAGGTACGCACGGCGTTGTACGCCGATGCCGCCGATGAACCACCGCCCCCGCACTACTGA
- a CDS encoding UDP-glucose dehydrogenase family protein: MRVAIFGTGYVGLVTGTCLAEVGHDVVCVDIDQSKVDGLERGIIPIYEPGLEPMVKANHASGRLAFTTDAAQAIAHGEVIFIAVGTPPDEDGSADLQYVLAVARTIGRHLARPTVVVNKSTVPVGTADKVRTAIAEELAARGQEIAFDVVSNPEFLKEGDAVADCMRPDRIVIGASSAHAVTVLRRLYAPFNRNRDRVVEMDVRSAELTKYAANAMLATKISFMNEIANIAERVGADIERVRQGIGSDPRIGWHFIYPGAGYGGSCFPKDVQALARTAAQHGHTPQLLNAVEAVNAAQKGHLFELIQRHYDRGEDEGVRGKTFAVWGLAFKPNTDDMREAPSRRVLAQLWEAGAKVQVFDPEAMAEARRIFGEREDLVFCDSAFAALHDADALVVITEWKQFRSPDFARMREALGDAVVFDGRNLYDPVEIEAAGLAYYGIGRGRSVHA; this comes from the coding sequence ATGCGTGTAGCTATTTTCGGCACTGGCTATGTGGGTCTCGTCACCGGGACCTGCCTGGCGGAAGTAGGGCACGATGTGGTCTGCGTCGATATCGACCAGTCCAAGGTCGACGGCTTGGAGCGGGGCATCATCCCGATCTACGAGCCCGGCCTGGAACCGATGGTGAAGGCCAACCACGCCTCCGGGCGGCTGGCCTTCACCACCGACGCTGCGCAGGCCATCGCCCATGGCGAAGTCATCTTCATCGCGGTGGGTACACCGCCCGATGAAGACGGCAGCGCCGACCTGCAATATGTGCTGGCGGTGGCGCGCACCATTGGCCGCCATCTGGCGCGGCCGACGGTGGTGGTCAACAAGTCGACGGTACCGGTGGGTACCGCCGACAAGGTCCGCACCGCCATTGCCGAAGAGCTGGCGGCGCGCGGCCAGGAAATCGCCTTCGATGTGGTTTCCAATCCCGAATTCCTGAAAGAAGGCGATGCAGTCGCTGACTGCATGCGCCCGGATCGCATTGTCATCGGCGCCAGCAGCGCGCACGCGGTGACGGTCCTGCGTCGCCTGTACGCGCCGTTCAACCGCAACCGCGACCGCGTGGTGGAAATGGATGTGCGTTCGGCCGAGCTGACCAAGTACGCCGCCAACGCGATGCTGGCGACCAAGATCAGTTTCATGAATGAAATTGCCAATATCGCCGAGCGTGTGGGCGCCGATATCGAACGGGTGCGGCAAGGCATCGGTTCGGATCCGCGCATTGGCTGGCACTTCATCTACCCCGGCGCTGGCTACGGCGGTTCCTGTTTCCCCAAGGACGTACAGGCCCTGGCGCGCACGGCGGCCCAGCATGGCCACACGCCACAACTGCTCAATGCAGTTGAAGCGGTCAACGCGGCGCAGAAGGGCCATCTGTTCGAGCTGATCCAGCGTCATTACGATCGCGGCGAGGACGAAGGCGTGCGTGGCAAGACCTTCGCGGTGTGGGGCTTGGCATTCAAGCCGAACACCGACGACATGCGCGAGGCGCCGAGCCGCCGGGTATTGGCGCAGTTGTGGGAGGCTGGCGCCAAGGTGCAGGTGTTTGATCCGGAAGCCATGGCCGAGGCGCGGCGCATTTTTGGCGAGCGCGAGGATCTGGTTTTCTGCGACTCGGCGTTTGCAGCCTTGCATGATGCCGATGCGCTGGTGGTGATCACCGAGTGGAAGCAGTTCCGCAGCCCGGATTTCGCGCGCATGCGCGAGGCCCTGGGAGATGCGGTGGTATTTGACGGCCGTAACCTGTACGACCCGGTAGAGATTGAAGCTGCAGGGCTGGCGTATTACGGCATTGGGCGAGGACGTTCTGTACATGCATGA